In the genome of Variovorax sp. PAMC26660, the window TGTCGGCCTTTTCATCTGCGCATTCCAGGCGCTGGCCATCTTCGGTGTCTTCAAGGTCGAGGCTACGCTCGCGCTGGTCGCGGTCGGCGTCGTGGCCGCCGCGCTGCAACTGCCCGCATGGCTGCGCGAGCGGCGCGTGCTGCGCGCTGGCACCGTCGTCGCACCGTGGACATGGTTCGACCGCGTCGCGATGGTCGCACTGGCACTCGTCGCCTTGCCCGCGCTCGTCGCGCCGCTCGCACCGCCCGCTGCCTTCGACGAGCTGATGTACCACCTGCCCTATGCGCGCGAGGTCGCGCAGAACGGCTCGCTGGGCATCCACGCGTGGCTGCGCTATCCCTGGTTCCCGTACAACTTCAACCTGCTCTACGCCGCCGCGCTGCAGGTGGGCGACGACGTGTTGCCGCACTTCCTGAACGCTCTGGCGGGTGCGCTGTCGGTGGTGATGGTCCTGCGTCTGGGCACGCTGCATGCCAGCCGGCTCACCGGCCTCGTCGGCGCCGCGATCTGGCTGGGGCTCGGCGACTACTCGAACGCGCTGATCGACATGGGCGTGGCGCTCTTTGTGCTGACGGCCTGCGTGTCGCTGTGGTGGTGGCGCGAATCCGAGCCCGTGCACAGCGGCGTGCGATGGCTGGCGCTGGCTGCGTTCTTCCTGGGGCTGGCGGCCGGCTCGAAGTACCAGGCACTGGTCTTCCTGCCGCTGGTCGCGCTGTTCGTCGTCCGGCACGAGCGCAGGCCCAAGGTCTGGGCGCTCGCGCTGCTGTGCTTCGTGATTCCGTGCGTGTACTGGTATGCGCGCAACGCCATCATGACGGGCGACCCCTTCATTCCCATCGGTGCCCGGGTGTTCGGCTTCACCGAGTGGGTGCCCGACGACTACGTGCGGCAGGTCGACGACGTGCGCGCCCATGCGGCCATGCCGAACCCGCTGATCTGGTTCGTGGTGCTGGCGCCTTTCAGCGTGTTCTGGAAGCGCTCCGGCGCGGTGCGCGCGGCGGGCTGGTTCTGCCTTTACTCGGTGGTTGTCTGGGCTGTGACCTCGCGTTATCCGCGCTACCTCATGGCCTCGTTCCCGCTGCTCGCGATGACGGCAGCGGTGGGCTGGCAGGTGCTGTTCGGATGGATCGCAGCGGGTGTGCGCCGCGTGTTCGGCGCGAAGCGCACGCCAACCACCGACGCCAACACCGCGTCGACCGGCGCCCTGAGCCGCAACACCGCGCGTTCCGGCGCGCGTGTTGGCGACTGGGTGGCCGTGTTGCTGCTGGCCGTGCTGGCCGCCGTGTCGGTGCGTCAGACTGCTCTCAAGGTGTCGATGATCTCGCCCGAGCCCGAAGCGCGCGAAGCCTTCCTGCGCAAGAACGTGCCGGGCTATGCCGTCATGGACTACATGCGCCGCAACGCCACCGGCCGCGTCTACCAGATCGCGCTGAGCGAGGCGATCTACTACGGCCCGAATCCGGTCTGGGGCGACACGCTCGGCCCCTGGCGTTATGCCGATTTTCTTTTGCTGCCGCCCGCCGACATGGCGCGCAAGCTGGCCCAGCAGGGCTTCGCCGCCATCGTCATGTCGCCGGAAATGGTGCCGATCTTCACCACGCGACCCGGCTTCGACACCCACTTCCACCTGCTGCTCGACAAAGACGGCAGCCGGGCCTACAGCATCCTTCCGAGCGCAGCACCATGACCGACGCCGAACCTTCCGTGAGCCGAAGCCGCAGCGGTGCCGCACTGCGCATTGCCGCGGTCATTCCGTGCTTCAACGAAGCGCTGGCCATTGCGCAGGTGATCGAGGGCTTTCGCGCGGCATTGCCCGAAGCCGAGATCCACGTCTTCGACAACAACTCGAGCGATGACACGGCCGCCGTCGCGCGCGCGGCGGGCGCCATCGTCACGCACGTGGCCTCGCCCGGCAAGGGCAACGTGGTGCGGCGCATGTTCGCCGACGTCGAAGCCGACGTGTACGTCATGGTCGACGGCGACGCCACCTACGACACCGGCGCCGCACGCCGCCTGATCGACCGGCTGGTCGAAGGCAACCTCGACATGGTGGTCGGCAACCGGGTCGACGACGGCCAGGACGCGCTGACCTACCGCAAGGGCCATCGCTTCGGCAACCGCCTGCTCACCGGCGCGGTGGTGCAGCTCTTCGGCGGCGGCCTGACCGACATGCTCTCGGGCTACCGCGTGTTCTCGCGGCGCTATGCGAAGTCGTTCCCGGCGCTGTCGCGGGGCTTCGAGATCGAGACCGAACTCACGGTGCATGCGCTCGAACTGCGCATGCCCTACGCCGAGGAAAGCACCGCCTACAGCACGCGGCCCGAGGGTTCGCACAGCAAGCTCTCGACCTACCGCGACGGCTGGCGCATCCTCAAGGCCATCTGCAAGCTCTTCGTGAGCGAGCGGCCGCTGCAGTTCTTCTCGATCATCGCGGCGGTGCTCGTGCTGGCATCGGTCGCGCTGGCCGTGCCGCTGCTCATGACCTACATGCACACCGGGCTGGTGCCCCGGCTCCCCACGGCGGTGCTGTCCACCGGCTCGATGCTGGCCGCGATGCTGTCCTTCGTATGCGGCATCGTGATGCACACCGTCACGCTCGGCCGGCAAGAGGCCAAACGCTTATGCTACTTGTCCATTCCGGGCGTGCGCGACCGCACCGCGCAATGAAGATCGGGCGAGAGTTCCTCTCGTTCGCCGTGGTCGGCGTGATCGGCCTCGTGGTCGATGTGGTGCTGCTGTACCTGCTGGCGCCGATGCTCGGCTGGTACGTGGCGCGGGTGATCTCGTTCCTGGCGGCCGCGAGCACGACCTGGGCCTTCAATCGCCGCTACACCTTTGCCGCGCGCGTCTCGGCGGAGGGCTCGATCTGGCGCGAGTACTTCAGCTACCTGGCGACCATGGTCGTGGGGGCCGTGCTGAACTACGGCGCCTATGTGCTGACGCTGCACTGGGTGGAAGGCCGCTGGGCCGCCGCGCTGGGGGTGGCGGTAGGCAGCGTTGCGGGGATGGGCGCCAACTTCCTGTCGGCGCGCTTCCTTGTGTTCCGCTCGAAGTAGACGAAGGCGTGGCGCGCGCTCAGTGCGCGCCCGACACCACCACCGGAATCTCGGTCGCAGGCGGCGTGTTGCGGCTGCGGCCGCAGCGCACGAGGCCGTCGATCATCACCATGCCCACGCCCGGAATGTCGCCGAGCTGCACGCTTTCGAGCAGGCCCGGTGCGGGCGAATGCTGCGCGCGGTCCATGAACACGAAGTCGGCATCGCGGCCCACTTCGATCAGACCGCAGTTGAGCTTGCGGATCTTCGCGGTGTTGCCGGTGGCGAAGCAGAACACCAGCTCGGCCGGGATGTTCGCGATGGACGACAGCATCGCCACCATGCGCAGGATGCCCAGCGGCTGCACGCCCGAGCCGGCAGGCCCGTCGGTGCCCAGGATCACGCGGTGCGGGCACTTGAGTTCCAGCGCGGCCTTGGCCGCCGCAATGGCGACCTTCTCGTTGCCGTTGTGCACGATCTCGATGGCGCGCGACGACTTCTCGCACAGCTCGCACACATGCGCCTCGGGCAGCGAGGTGTGGCCGCCGTTGATGTGGCCGATGATGTCGGCGTCGGCTTCGAGCACCACGTCCTTGTCGATCAGGCCCGAGCCCGGGATCGACGGGCCGCCCGTGTGGATCGTGCTCTGGATGCCGTACTTGCGCGCCCAGGCCACCATCTCCTTGGCCTCGTAGCCGGCCTTCACCGAGCCCAGGCCCACTTCGCCGAGCAAGGTCACGCCGGCTTCGGCGAGTTCCTTGAAGTCGCTCTCGACCATGCCCTTCTCGATGATCGGCGCGCCGGCCAGCACCTTCACGCCACCGGGCCGGAAGTTGTCGAAGGCGCGCTGCGCGGTGATGGCCAGCGCCTTCAGTCCGACGATGTCCTTGGGGCGACCCGGCAGGTGCACTTCGCCCGCCGAAATCATCGTCGTCACGCCGCCGTGCATGGTCGAGTCGATCCAGCCGATCTGGCCCTGGCGCGGCGTCCAGTCGCCGAACACCGGGTGCACGTGGCTGTCGATCAGGCCGGGCGCCACGCAGGTCTTGCGCGCGTCGATGACGGTCTGCGCGCCTTCGAGGTCGCAGTCTTTCTCCTTGCCGACCGCGACGATCAGGCCGTCGTTCACCACGATGGTGTCTGCGTCGAGGATGGGCTTGTCGATGTCGCCCGAGAGCAGCAGCCCTATGTTCTTGATGACGACCTTGCCCGACTTTGCGCCGGCTGCGATTTCTGCCATTTCGTGGTGTCCTCGTCGTGGGGTGGGGTGTTGTTGTCTTGTATGTCGTCCGCGCGCACGGTGCGCAGCACGGTCTCGATCACGAAGTCTTCCCAGTGCGTGATCGCCTCGGGCGACTCCAGCGGCTCGCCGAGGAAGGCGGTCAGCGTGTGCCGGTTGGAGGTGTAGAAGTAGCCGGTGGATGCGATCAGCAGATAGATGTCGCGCGCCACCAAGTCCTTGCGGAACAGGCCCTGCTCCGAGCCGCTGGCAAGGATCTCGGAAATGATCGCCACCGCCCGCGACGAATACTCGCGCGCCCGCAGCGACTTGGAAATATGCCGGCCCTTGTGCAGGTTCTCGGTGTTCAAAAGCGTCACGAACTCGGGGTTCTTGCGGTAGTAGCCCAGCACGAAGCGGATGACTTCGGTGAGCGCTTCCACCGGGCGCGAAGCGTCGAGCGCAATGGCGGCTTCGGCATCGTCCATGCGCTGGTAGATGCCTTCGAGCACCGCGATGAACAGCCCCTCTTTGCTGCCGAAGTAGTAGTAAATCATCCGGTCGTACGACTTGGCGGCCTTGGAGATCTTCTCCACGCTGCCACCGTCGTAGCCGTACTTGGCGAACACCTTGGTCGCCGACTTCAGGATGCTGTCGCGAGTGGCCTGCGCCGCGGCCTCGCGCACACCGGTGCGGCGCTGAGGCTTGGGCTTGGCTGTGGAGCGGCTTTCGGCCATCGTGCGCGCAGCGTCTCTTGTCTTACTTCTCTGCGAAGGCGCGCTCGACGACGAAGTCGCCCGGCGTGCTCGTGTTGCCTTCCTTGAAGCCACGCGCCTCCAGGATGTGCTTCAGGTCCACCAGCAGGCCAGGGCTGCCGCACAGCATGACGCGGTCTTCCTCGACGTTCAGCGGGGGCAGGCCCAGGTCGTCGGTGAGCTTGTTGGTCTCGATCAGGTCGGTGATGCGGCCCTGGTTGCGGAACTCTTCGCGCGTGACCGTGGGGTAGTAGAGCAACTGCTTTTCGATCATCTCGCCCAGGATCTCGTGCTTGGGCAGGTGGTCGGTCACGAGGTCGTGGTAGGCCAGTTCGTCGACCTGGCGCACGCCATGCACCAGGATGACCTGCTCGAACTTCTCGTAGGTGTCCGGGTCGCGGATGATGCTCATGAACGGTGCAAGACCGGTGCCCGTGCCGAACAGGTACAGGCGCTTGGCCGGCAGCGTGTAGTCGATCAGCAGCGTGCCGGTGGGCTTGCGGCCCACGATCACGGTGTCGCCCACCTGGATGTGCTGCAGCTTCGAGGTGAGCGGGCCTTCTTCGACCTTGATGCTCAGGAACTCGAGATGCTCCTCGTAGTTCGGGCTCACGATGCTGTACGCGCGCAGCAGGGGCTTGTTGTTGACCTTCAGGCCGATCATCGTGAAATGACCGTTCGAGAAGCGCAGCGCCGGGTCGCGCGTGGTGGTGAAGGTGAACAGGCGGTCGGTCCAGTGGTGGACGCTCAGGACGCGTTCTTCGCTGAATGCACTCATACGGAACTCAGTTGGTTGGAAACAGAAAAATACGGAGCCGGAATGCTCGCCAGCAGGGCGGCGGCCGTCAACCGGCTCCAGCCCGCCAATTGTCGTTGGTCGGCAAAAACCCCGAGAGAAAACACCATTGCAAGCATCGGGCCCGTTTGCTACATTGATCTCGAATGTAGTGAACGCAACATGAAAGTGTAGGGAATGCTACACAAACGGCAGCCGCCGCACAAGCGGGCAGACGGCACGTTTGTTGCAACCCTCGCCGAACGGTA includes:
- a CDS encoding ArnT family glycosyltransferase; amino-acid sequence: MFAAAHYAALVVFVVSCWGAGRTVLARLAPPPRRDAWLEAAVAVALGVGLFICAFQALAIFGVFKVEATLALVAVGVVAAALQLPAWLRERRVLRAGTVVAPWTWFDRVAMVALALVALPALVAPLAPPAAFDELMYHLPYAREVAQNGSLGIHAWLRYPWFPYNFNLLYAAALQVGDDVLPHFLNALAGALSVVMVLRLGTLHASRLTGLVGAAIWLGLGDYSNALIDMGVALFVLTACVSLWWWRESEPVHSGVRWLALAAFFLGLAAGSKYQALVFLPLVALFVVRHERRPKVWALALLCFVIPCVYWYARNAIMTGDPFIPIGARVFGFTEWVPDDYVRQVDDVRAHAAMPNPLIWFVVLAPFSVFWKRSGAVRAAGWFCLYSVVVWAVTSRYPRYLMASFPLLAMTAAVGWQVLFGWIAAGVRRVFGAKRTPTTDANTASTGALSRNTARSGARVGDWVAVLLLAVLAAVSVRQTALKVSMISPEPEAREAFLRKNVPGYAVMDYMRRNATGRVYQIALSEAIYYGPNPVWGDTLGPWRYADFLLLPPADMARKLAQQGFAAIVMSPEMVPIFTTRPGFDTHFHLLLDKDGSRAYSILPSAAP
- a CDS encoding glycosyltransferase, producing the protein MTDAEPSVSRSRSGAALRIAAVIPCFNEALAIAQVIEGFRAALPEAEIHVFDNNSSDDTAAVARAAGAIVTHVASPGKGNVVRRMFADVEADVYVMVDGDATYDTGAARRLIDRLVEGNLDMVVGNRVDDGQDALTYRKGHRFGNRLLTGAVVQLFGGGLTDMLSGYRVFSRRYAKSFPALSRGFEIETELTVHALELRMPYAEESTAYSTRPEGSHSKLSTYRDGWRILKAICKLFVSERPLQFFSIIAAVLVLASVALAVPLLMTYMHTGLVPRLPTAVLSTGSMLAAMLSFVCGIVMHTVTLGRQEAKRLCYLSIPGVRDRTAQ
- a CDS encoding GtrA family protein — its product is MKIGREFLSFAVVGVIGLVVDVVLLYLLAPMLGWYVARVISFLAAASTTWAFNRRYTFAARVSAEGSIWREYFSYLATMVVGAVLNYGAYVLTLHWVEGRWAAALGVAVGSVAGMGANFLSARFLVFRSK
- a CDS encoding amidohydrolase family protein, which produces MAEIAAGAKSGKVVIKNIGLLLSGDIDKPILDADTIVVNDGLIVAVGKEKDCDLEGAQTVIDARKTCVAPGLIDSHVHPVFGDWTPRQGQIGWIDSTMHGGVTTMISAGEVHLPGRPKDIVGLKALAITAQRAFDNFRPGGVKVLAGAPIIEKGMVESDFKELAEAGVTLLGEVGLGSVKAGYEAKEMVAWARKYGIQSTIHTGGPSIPGSGLIDKDVVLEADADIIGHINGGHTSLPEAHVCELCEKSSRAIEIVHNGNEKVAIAAAKAALELKCPHRVILGTDGPAGSGVQPLGILRMVAMLSSIANIPAELVFCFATGNTAKIRKLNCGLIEVGRDADFVFMDRAQHSPAPGLLESVQLGDIPGVGMVMIDGLVRCGRSRNTPPATEIPVVVSGAH
- a CDS encoding TetR family transcriptional regulator, translated to MAESRSTAKPKPQRRTGVREAAAQATRDSILKSATKVFAKYGYDGGSVEKISKAAKSYDRMIYYYFGSKEGLFIAVLEGIYQRMDDAEAAIALDASRPVEALTEVIRFVLGYYRKNPEFVTLLNTENLHKGRHISKSLRAREYSSRAVAIISEILASGSEQGLFRKDLVARDIYLLIASTGYFYTSNRHTLTAFLGEPLESPEAITHWEDFVIETVLRTVRADDIQDNNTPPHDEDTTKWQKSQPAQSRARSSSRT
- a CDS encoding ferredoxin--NADP reductase, which produces MSAFSEERVLSVHHWTDRLFTFTTTRDPALRFSNGHFTMIGLKVNNKPLLRAYSIVSPNYEEHLEFLSIKVEEGPLTSKLQHIQVGDTVIVGRKPTGTLLIDYTLPAKRLYLFGTGTGLAPFMSIIRDPDTYEKFEQVILVHGVRQVDELAYHDLVTDHLPKHEILGEMIEKQLLYYPTVTREEFRNQGRITDLIETNKLTDDLGLPPLNVEEDRVMLCGSPGLLVDLKHILEARGFKEGNTSTPGDFVVERAFAEK